From a single Marinobacter sp. SS13-12 genomic region:
- the recJ gene encoding single-stranded-DNA-specific exonuclease RecJ, whose amino-acid sequence MTPKKILRRPSPETTPDWGQNLPPLLRRLYAARGVTSDEQLSYTLKHLASPMDLRGIDRAVALLTEAIISQQRVLVLGDFDADGATSTAVAMLGLGMLGLNDIDFRVPSRFSDGYGLTPGIIHRLQEEGSLPDLMVTVDNGISAVEGVQAARDLGIKVVVTDHHLAGETLPDADAIVNPNQPGCPFLSKNAAGVGVMFYVLTALRKHLREQGLLPDPQPNLGNLLDLVALGTVADVVPLDHNNRIFVEQGLRRIRQGEARPGILALLEVAGRDHSEISSTDLGFVVGPRLNAAGRLDDMSVGIACLLADSRDEAQRLARELDTFNRERRTIEKDMKTQAQDLLASMSLDIEGLPWGLALFDTDWHQGVIGILAARIREQTHRPTIAFAPDDNGEDIKGSARSIPGLHIRDVLAVVDARHPGMMKKYGGHAMAAGMTLSRNDLEAFSEAFDRAVRDTLRAEDLEAAITTDGPLNPDELHLETATLLKRAGPWGQHFPEPLFDGNFRVVSQRIVGENHLKLVLQPEEGGAIIDGIAFNTGPEVPDYTRTGARVVYKPDANTFRGRTNLQLLVDYLEPLA is encoded by the coding sequence ATGACACCAAAAAAAATCCTGCGTCGCCCCAGTCCGGAAACCACGCCGGACTGGGGTCAGAATCTGCCTCCACTGCTCCGCCGACTCTACGCCGCCCGTGGCGTTACTTCTGATGAACAGCTCAGTTATACCCTGAAGCACCTGGCCTCACCCATGGACCTCCGGGGAATCGACCGCGCTGTCGCTCTGCTGACTGAGGCAATTATCAGCCAGCAACGGGTACTGGTTCTGGGCGACTTTGACGCCGATGGTGCCACCAGCACGGCGGTGGCCATGCTGGGCCTGGGCATGCTGGGGTTGAACGACATCGATTTCCGCGTGCCCAGCCGCTTTTCCGATGGTTATGGCCTGACGCCCGGTATAATCCACCGGCTACAGGAAGAGGGCTCCCTGCCGGACCTGATGGTTACCGTGGACAACGGCATTTCTGCGGTTGAGGGTGTCCAGGCAGCCCGGGATCTGGGCATAAAGGTGGTGGTGACCGACCACCACCTGGCCGGCGAAACCCTTCCCGATGCCGACGCCATCGTGAACCCCAACCAGCCCGGATGCCCCTTCCTGAGCAAGAACGCGGCGGGTGTGGGTGTGATGTTCTACGTGCTGACAGCCTTGCGCAAACATCTCCGAGAGCAGGGCCTCCTGCCAGATCCGCAGCCCAATCTTGGCAACCTGCTGGATCTGGTTGCCCTCGGCACTGTGGCGGACGTGGTACCGCTGGATCACAACAACCGCATCTTCGTCGAACAGGGCCTGCGCCGAATTCGCCAGGGCGAAGCCCGCCCGGGTATTCTGGCGTTGCTGGAGGTGGCAGGTCGCGATCACAGCGAAATCAGCTCCACCGACCTTGGGTTTGTGGTCGGCCCAAGGCTTAATGCTGCCGGTCGCCTGGATGACATGAGCGTGGGCATTGCCTGTCTGCTGGCTGACAGCCGCGACGAGGCCCAGCGCCTGGCCCGGGAGCTGGACACCTTCAACCGCGAACGGCGCACCATCGAAAAAGACATGAAAACCCAGGCCCAGGACCTGCTGGCGTCCATGTCGCTGGATATTGAAGGTTTACCCTGGGGGCTGGCCCTGTTCGACACCGACTGGCACCAGGGCGTGATCGGCATACTGGCCGCCCGCATCCGTGAGCAGACCCACCGCCCGACCATTGCCTTTGCGCCGGACGACAACGGTGAAGACATCAAAGGCTCCGCCCGCTCCATTCCCGGCCTGCATATCCGTGATGTACTTGCGGTGGTCGACGCCCGCCACCCAGGCATGATGAAAAAATACGGTGGCCACGCCATGGCGGCCGGCATGACCCTGTCCCGCAATGATCTTGAAGCCTTCAGCGAGGCATTCGACAGGGCCGTGCGCGATACGCTGCGAGCGGAAGACCTGGAGGCTGCCATCACCACCGACGGCCCCCTGAACCCGGACGAACTACACCTGGAAACCGCCACACTGTTGAAGCGGGCCGGCCCCTGGGGTCAGCATTTCCCGGAGCCGCTGTTCGACGGCAACTTCCGCGTGGTCAGCCAGCGTATTGTTGGCGAGAACCACCTGAAACTGGTTCTCCAGCCGGAAGAGGGTGGCGCCATCATCGACGGCATCGCCTTCAACACTGGGCCGGAAGTGCCCGACTACACCCGGACCGGGGCCCGGGTGGTGTACAAGCCTGACGCCAATACCTTTCGCGGGCGTACCAACTTGCAGCTTCTGGTGGATTATCTGGAGCCTCTGGCCTGA
- the prfB gene encoding peptide chain release factor 2 (programmed frameshift), giving the protein MEINPIVTKIKDLRERTEALRGYLDYDQRSERLTEVERELEVPSVWEDPERAQALGKERSDLELIVRTIDNLTSGLDDADGLLEIAAEEEDEGTVAEIEADLESLDKELEKLEFRRMFSGEMDANNAYLDIQAGSGGTEAQDWANMLLRMYLRWAEHRGFKAEIVELQDGDVAGIKSATVHVQGDYAFGWLRTETGVHRLVRKSPFDSGNRRHTSFSSVFVSPEVDDSFVIEIDPSDLRVDVYRASGAGGQHVNRTESAVRLTHNPTGIVVACQAGRSQHQNKDQAMKQLKAKLFEREMQERNAEKQKAEDAKADIGWGSQIRSYVLDDGRIKDLRTKVETSNTQAVLDGDIDKFIEASLKMAL; this is encoded by the exons ATGGAAATCAATCCCATTGTTACGAAGATAAAAGACCTTCGTGAGCGCACTGAAGCGCTCAGGGGGTATCTT GACTACGATCAGCGTAGTGAAAGACTGACCGAAGTAGAGCGCGAGCTGGAAGTGCCCTCGGTGTGGGAAGACCCCGAGCGGGCGCAGGCGCTGGGCAAGGAAAGGTCCGATCTTGAGTTGATTGTACGTACCATCGACAACCTCACCTCCGGCCTGGATGATGCCGATGGGCTGCTGGAAATTGCCGCTGAGGAAGAGGACGAAGGCACGGTTGCAGAGATTGAAGCAGACCTGGAAAGCCTCGACAAGGAGCTGGAAAAACTCGAGTTCCGCCGTATGTTCTCCGGCGAGATGGACGCCAATAACGCTTACCTGGACATCCAGGCAGGCTCCGGGGGCACCGAAGCCCAGGACTGGGCCAACATGTTGCTGCGCATGTATCTGCGCTGGGCCGAGCATCGCGGGTTCAAGGCCGAGATCGTCGAGTTGCAGGACGGCGACGTGGCAGGCATCAAAAGCGCCACCGTTCACGTTCAGGGCGATTATGCGTTCGGCTGGTTGCGCACGGAAACCGGTGTTCACCGGCTGGTTCGCAAGTCACCATTTGATTCCGGCAACCGCCGCCACACCTCGTTCTCGTCGGTGTTCGTATCCCCGGAAGTGGATGACAGTTTCGTGATCGAAATTGATCCGTCTGATCTGCGGGTGGATGTTTATCGTGCCTCTGGCGCCGGTGGTCAGCACGTTAACCGGACCGAGTCCGCGGTGCGCCTGACCCACAATCCGACCGGTATTGTTGTGGCCTGTCAGGCTGGCAGAAGTCAGCACCAGAACAAAGACCAGGCCATGAAACAGCTGAAGGCCAAGCTGTTCGAGCGCGAGATGCAGGAGCGTAACGCCGAGAAACAGAAGGCGGAAGACGCCAAGGCCGACATTGGCTGGGGCAGCCAGATTCGCTCGTACGTGCTGGACGATGGTCGGATCAAGGATCTTCGTACCAAGGTGGAGACCAGCAATACCCAGGCGGTGCTGGATGGTGACATCGACAAGTTTATCGAAGCCAGCCTGAAGATGGCGCTGTAA
- the thrC gene encoding threonine synthase: protein MRYISTRGEAPALGFEDVLLTGLATDGGLYVPESLPHFSLEEIRSWRGLSYSELAFKVMHPFVDDAIPAEDFRRMLDETYGDAFAHKAVAPLVQLDSNEWVMELFRGPTLAFKDFALQLLGRLLDYVLEKRQQHVVIMGATSGDTGSAAIEGCRRCKHVDIFILHPHERVSEVQRRQMTTVKGDNIHNIAVRGNFDDCQRMVKASFGDQSFLGGKTQLAAVNSINWARIMAQIVYYFHASLALGGPDRSMAFSVPTGNFGDIFAGYLAKKMGLPISQLVIATNRNDILHRFMSGNRYEQLKLEHTLSPSMDIMVSSNFERLLFDLHGRDGIAVKELLENASRGPVSIEDYRWKHARKVFDSDAVDDEGTTDTIREIFEQNEYLLDPHTAIGVRAARNCRRDPAIPMITLGTAHPAKFPDAVLRSGVKAEPALPVHMADLFEREEQYTVLDNDLPAVQDFIAKHWKNT from the coding sequence GTGAGATACATCAGTACACGGGGCGAAGCTCCCGCCCTGGGTTTTGAAGATGTCCTGCTGACAGGCCTGGCCACCGACGGTGGCCTGTATGTCCCGGAATCCCTGCCCCATTTCAGCCTGGAAGAAATCCGCAGCTGGCGCGGGCTTTCCTACAGCGAGCTGGCCTTCAAGGTGATGCATCCGTTCGTGGACGATGCCATTCCGGCAGAGGATTTCCGCAGGATGCTGGACGAAACCTACGGTGACGCATTTGCCCACAAGGCGGTCGCGCCACTGGTTCAGCTGGATAGCAATGAATGGGTCATGGAACTGTTCCGTGGCCCTACCCTGGCGTTCAAGGATTTCGCTCTGCAGCTGCTGGGGCGCCTGCTGGACTATGTGCTGGAGAAGCGACAGCAGCACGTGGTGATCATGGGGGCGACGTCTGGCGATACCGGTTCCGCCGCCATTGAAGGGTGCCGTCGCTGCAAGCATGTGGACATATTTATCCTGCACCCCCACGAGCGTGTTTCCGAGGTGCAGCGTCGCCAGATGACCACCGTGAAGGGTGATAACATCCACAACATCGCGGTGCGCGGCAACTTTGATGACTGTCAGCGGATGGTCAAGGCAAGCTTTGGCGACCAGTCGTTCCTGGGCGGAAAAACCCAGCTTGCGGCGGTGAATTCCATCAACTGGGCTCGCATCATGGCCCAGATTGTCTACTACTTTCATGCGTCGCTGGCCCTCGGTGGTCCGGATCGCAGTATGGCGTTTTCCGTGCCCACCGGTAACTTTGGCGATATCTTTGCCGGTTACCTGGCCAAAAAAATGGGCCTGCCCATCTCCCAGCTGGTGATCGCCACCAACCGCAACGATATCCTGCATCGTTTCATGAGTGGCAACCGGTACGAGCAGCTCAAGCTTGAGCATACCCTGTCGCCGAGCATGGACATCATGGTATCCAGCAACTTCGAGCGTCTGTTGTTTGATCTGCACGGACGCGATGGAATCGCTGTGAAAGAGCTGTTGGAAAATGCTTCCAGGGGGCCGGTCAGCATTGAAGACTACCGCTGGAAGCATGCCCGCAAGGTGTTTGATAGCGACGCGGTCGACGATGAAGGCACCACGGACACCATCCGTGAAATCTTCGAGCAGAATGAATACCTGCTGGATCCGCATACCGCCATCGGCGTTCGCGCAGCCCGCAACTGCCGTCGCGACCCGGCCATTCCCATGATTACCCTGGGCACCGCTCATCCGGCCAAGTTCCCGGATGCTGTGTTGCGCTCTGGTGTCAAGGCGGAGCCGGCGTTGCCGGTGCACATGGCGGACCTGTTCGAGCGGGAAGAGCAATACACCGTGCTGGATAATGACCTGCCTGCTGTGCAGGACTTCATCGCCAAACACTGGAAGAATACCTGA
- a CDS encoding DsbC family protein, whose protein sequence is MLIKSLFKSCLLFVTATLVMAGASTLQAGEVEDKITEKLTAAVPGLKISEVRKSEVKGLYEVYSNNGDTIFTTADGQYLLTGDLLKITSTGIANVSEQGRASQRARTMDDFGGKGVISYAAKGTEKASIAVFTDIDCPYCRKMHDEVPQLNDMGITVHYYGFPRSGPNTPSFRKYISVWCSDDQQAAMDAAKQGRPVEEQSCDNPVREQFQLGGRVGVTGTPAIVLEDGNMVRGYVPAQKLAEGLGLL, encoded by the coding sequence ATGTTGATCAAGAGCCTGTTCAAGTCCTGCCTGCTGTTCGTTACCGCTACCCTGGTCATGGCCGGAGCATCAACCCTTCAGGCGGGTGAAGTAGAGGACAAGATTACCGAAAAACTGACGGCAGCTGTTCCTGGCCTGAAAATCTCCGAGGTTCGCAAGTCCGAAGTCAAGGGCCTGTACGAGGTGTACAGTAATAACGGGGATACCATCTTCACCACTGCCGACGGCCAGTACCTCCTTACCGGGGACCTCCTGAAGATTACCAGTACTGGCATCGCCAATGTCTCGGAACAGGGAAGGGCATCGCAACGGGCCCGTACAATGGACGATTTTGGTGGCAAGGGGGTGATCAGCTATGCTGCCAAGGGTACGGAGAAGGCCTCCATTGCCGTGTTTACCGATATTGATTGCCCCTACTGCCGTAAGATGCATGATGAAGTGCCACAGCTGAATGACATGGGCATTACGGTTCACTACTACGGTTTTCCCCGCTCCGGGCCCAACACACCCTCATTCCGCAAATATATTTCTGTCTGGTGTTCCGATGACCAGCAGGCAGCCATGGATGCCGCCAAGCAGGGCCGCCCTGTAGAAGAGCAGAGCTGTGACAATCCGGTCAGGGAGCAATTCCAGTTGGGCGGTCGCGTTGGTGTGACCGGCACCCCGGCGATCGTGCTGGAAGACGGTAACATGGTGCGTGGTTACGTGCCGGCCCAAAAACTGGCTGAAGGCCTCGGGCTGCTCTGA
- the xerD gene encoding site-specific tyrosine recombinase XerD, protein MSRKTNSRAELRPPDEAIIVRFTDAVWLEDGLGEKTREAYRSDLERLAVWLQEQPGKPLLADVRRTDLLAWIARGLADGFKTSTAARRLSGLRRFYRYLLREGLISEDPTLRIDSPRLPRRLPDSLSEDDVDNLLSEPDPEVPIELRDKAMMEILYGCGLRVSELVALTVDEVNLRQGVVRIVGKGNKERLVPLGEEAIDWLVRYMKEGRGELLRGRPSNALFPGNRPVAMTRQTFWHRIKHYALRAGIHKHLSPHTLRHAFATHLLNNGADLRVVQMLLGHSDLSTTQIYTHVARQRLQSLHQSHHPRG, encoded by the coding sequence ATGAGCCGGAAGACCAACTCCAGAGCTGAATTGCGTCCCCCCGATGAAGCAATCATTGTGCGCTTCACAGATGCCGTCTGGCTTGAGGACGGGCTGGGTGAGAAAACCCGCGAGGCATACCGCAGCGATCTCGAACGCCTGGCGGTATGGCTGCAGGAGCAGCCGGGAAAACCATTGCTGGCAGACGTGCGTCGTACCGATTTGCTGGCCTGGATCGCCCGGGGTTTGGCCGATGGCTTCAAGACGTCCACCGCTGCTCGTCGCCTGTCTGGTTTGCGGCGTTTCTATCGCTACCTTTTACGCGAAGGGTTGATCTCAGAGGATCCGACATTGCGCATTGACAGCCCCAGGCTTCCGCGGCGCCTGCCGGATTCCCTGTCGGAGGACGATGTGGACAATCTGCTGTCGGAGCCCGACCCGGAGGTGCCCATCGAGCTTCGCGACAAGGCAATGATGGAAATTCTGTATGGCTGCGGTTTGCGGGTGTCGGAACTGGTGGCGTTGACCGTGGACGAGGTGAATCTGCGTCAGGGTGTGGTCAGGATAGTAGGCAAGGGAAACAAGGAGCGGCTGGTGCCCCTGGGAGAGGAGGCCATTGACTGGCTGGTGCGGTACATGAAGGAAGGGCGGGGTGAACTTCTCAGGGGGCGGCCAAGTAATGCGCTGTTTCCCGGAAACCGGCCGGTCGCCATGACACGGCAGACGTTCTGGCACCGGATAAAGCACTATGCCCTGCGGGCAGGCATCCACAAGCATCTTTCCCCACACACCCTGCGGCATGCCTTCGCCACCCATTTGCTGAATAATGGCGCAGACCTGCGGGTAGTGCAGATGCTGCTGGGGCATTCGGATCTTTCCACCACACAGATATACACCCATGTGGCGCGACAGCGATTGCAGTCCCTGCATCAGTCCCATCATCCCAGGGGCTAG
- the rplS gene encoding 50S ribosomal protein L19: MSGKNNIISQIESEQMTKEIPAFAPGDTVVIQVRVTEGNRERLQAFEGVVIGKRNRGMNSSFTVRKISYGVGVERTFQTFSKLIDSISVKRRGDVRQAKLYYLRDLSGKAARIKEKLG, from the coding sequence ATGAGCGGTAAGAACAACATCATCAGTCAGATTGAATCAGAGCAGATGACCAAGGAAATCCCTGCCTTTGCGCCGGGTGACACCGTGGTTATCCAAGTGCGTGTAACTGAAGGCAACCGCGAGCGTCTGCAGGCGTTTGAAGGCGTTGTCATTGGCAAGCGCAACCGTGGCATGAACTCTTCCTTCACTGTACGGAAAATTTCCTACGGCGTTGGCGTTGAGCGTACCTTCCAGACCTTCTCCAAGCTGATCGACAGCATCAGCGTGAAGCGTCGCGGCGACGTTCGCCAGGCCAAGCTTTACTACCTGCGCGACCTGTCTGGCAAGGCAGCTCGTATCAAGGAAAAGCTGGGCTGA
- a CDS encoding homoserine dehydrogenase, which yields MKDVNVGICGLGTVGGGTYNVLTRNASLITGRTGFNIRIARVATRTPRSDIDLGDIPFSTDVFDVVNDPSVDIVVELIGGYETARELVLAAIKNGKHVVTANKALIAVHGNEIFEAAAKKNVIVAYEAGVAGGIPVIKAVREGMAANRVDWIAGIINGTGNYILTEMRAGREFAEVLKEAQDLGYAEADPTFDVEGIDAAHKLTILASAGFGVPLQFEKAYTEGISEITPYDIAHAEVLGYRIKHLGIARRRDEGIELRVHPTLVPRSHLIAQVDGVLNAVLVDGDAVGQTMYYGPGAGDEATASAVIADIIDAARSVAAESNQRVPYLGFEPSAMEDLPVLPMEDVQSAYYLRIQALDRPGVLAKVASILSEHGINIESIMQKESELKDGRIPVIILTHTVQERQINRAIEELEALSDIDGKVIRIRAENFN from the coding sequence TTGAAAGACGTCAATGTCGGAATCTGCGGACTGGGAACAGTCGGTGGTGGTACGTACAACGTACTGACCCGGAACGCCAGCCTGATCACGGGCAGGACAGGTTTCAATATCCGGATTGCCAGGGTGGCGACACGCACACCCCGCAGCGATATTGATCTGGGTGATATCCCTTTCAGCACCGATGTGTTCGACGTGGTGAATGACCCGTCCGTGGATATTGTGGTGGAACTGATTGGCGGCTACGAGACTGCGCGGGAGCTGGTGCTGGCAGCCATCAAGAATGGCAAGCACGTAGTAACTGCGAATAAGGCCCTGATTGCGGTTCACGGCAATGAAATCTTTGAGGCTGCTGCGAAGAAAAATGTGATCGTTGCCTACGAAGCGGGTGTCGCCGGTGGAATTCCGGTCATCAAGGCCGTTCGTGAGGGCATGGCGGCCAATCGGGTCGACTGGATTGCCGGCATCATCAACGGTACCGGTAACTATATCCTGACGGAAATGCGTGCCGGCCGTGAATTCGCTGAGGTGCTCAAAGAGGCCCAGGATCTGGGTTATGCAGAGGCTGATCCCACCTTTGACGTTGAAGGTATCGACGCCGCTCACAAGTTGACCATCCTGGCCTCGGCAGGTTTCGGTGTGCCACTTCAGTTCGAAAAGGCCTATACCGAAGGGATTTCCGAGATTACCCCTTACGATATCGCCCATGCCGAGGTTCTGGGGTATCGCATCAAGCATCTGGGCATTGCCCGCCGTCGCGATGAAGGCATCGAGCTGCGCGTGCATCCCACGCTGGTTCCCCGTAGCCACCTCATTGCCCAGGTTGATGGTGTACTGAATGCAGTACTGGTGGATGGCGACGCCGTCGGCCAGACCATGTATTACGGCCCGGGTGCGGGCGACGAGGCCACAGCCTCTGCGGTAATTGCCGATATCATCGATGCCGCCCGTTCCGTCGCCGCTGAAAGCAACCAGCGTGTGCCTTACCTCGGCTTTGAGCCGTCGGCGATGGAAGATCTTCCGGTGCTGCCCATGGAGGATGTCCAGTCTGCCTATTACCTGCGTATCCAGGCGTTGGACCGCCCCGGCGTGCTGGCGAAAGTGGCGTCTATCCTGAGCGAGCACGGCATCAATATCGAGTCCATCATGCAGAAGGAATCGGAGCTGAAGGATGGCCGCATTCCGGTGATTATCCTCACCCACACGGTTCAGGAGCGCCAGATCAACCGCGCCATTGAAGAACTGGAAGCTCTCAGCGATATCGACGGAAAAGTCATTCGCATCCGTGCCGAAAACTTTAACTGA
- the lysS gene encoding lysine--tRNA ligase gives MTEHTQNAQPEDNKLIAERRAKLSEMREQGNAFPNDFRRDATAAELQAKYGDKSKEELAEMGIVVAIAGRMMLDRKAFKVVQDMTGRIQIYATKDVQKDTKHWDLGDIVGVRGVLCKSGKGDLYVSMDEYTLLTKSLRPLPEKHKGLTDTEARYRHRYVDLMVNEDSRRVFYARSKIISVMRQYFTDRDFMEVETPMLQVIPGGATARPFVTHHNALGIDMYLRIAPELFLKRLVVGGFERVFEINRNFRNEGLSTRHNPEFTMVEFYQAYADHNDLMDLTEDMLRTITQKVLGTTTVVNTRTLIDGEEETIEYDFGKPFERLTVVDAILRHNPDIKAEALADEAGARKIARDLGIHIKNGWGLGKVQIEIFEATAEHRLMQPTFITDYPKEVSPLARCKDNDPFVTERFEFFVGGREIANGFSELNDAEDQAERFQDQVAEKDAGDDEAMFYDEDYIMALEYGLPPTAGEGIGIDRLAMLLTNSASIRDVILFPAMRPEHKAETKKDEG, from the coding sequence ATGACTGAACACACCCAGAATGCACAGCCCGAGGACAACAAGCTGATTGCCGAGCGTCGCGCCAAGCTGTCTGAGATGCGCGAGCAGGGCAATGCCTTTCCGAACGACTTCCGCCGCGACGCCACCGCCGCCGAGCTTCAGGCCAAATACGGTGACAAGAGCAAGGAAGAGCTGGCGGAGATGGGTATCGTGGTGGCCATTGCCGGCCGGATGATGCTCGACCGCAAGGCGTTCAAGGTGGTTCAGGACATGACCGGCCGCATCCAGATTTATGCCACCAAGGATGTCCAGAAAGACACCAAGCACTGGGATCTGGGCGATATCGTGGGTGTGCGTGGCGTCCTGTGCAAGTCCGGCAAGGGCGACCTGTATGTGAGCATGGACGAGTACACTCTGCTCACCAAGTCACTGCGCCCGCTGCCGGAGAAGCACAAGGGCCTGACTGATACCGAGGCCCGGTACCGTCATCGCTATGTTGACCTGATGGTAAACGAAGACAGCCGCCGGGTGTTCTATGCGCGCTCGAAGATCATAAGTGTCATGCGCCAGTACTTCACCGACCGGGACTTCATGGAAGTGGAAACCCCGATGCTGCAGGTGATCCCGGGTGGGGCCACGGCGCGACCGTTCGTGACCCACCACAACGCCCTGGGCATCGACATGTACCTGCGCATTGCGCCGGAGCTGTTCCTCAAGCGCCTGGTGGTGGGTGGCTTCGAGCGGGTGTTCGAGATCAACCGCAACTTCCGCAATGAAGGGCTCTCCACCCGTCATAACCCGGAATTCACCATGGTGGAGTTCTATCAGGCCTACGCAGACCACAACGACCTGATGGACCTGACCGAAGACATGCTGCGCACCATCACCCAGAAGGTGCTGGGAACCACCACGGTAGTGAATACCCGCACCCTGATCGATGGTGAAGAAGAGACCATCGAATACGACTTCGGCAAGCCCTTCGAGCGCCTGACTGTGGTGGATGCCATCCTGCGCCATAACCCCGATATCAAGGCTGAGGCACTGGCTGACGAAGCCGGTGCCCGCAAGATCGCCAGGGATCTCGGCATCCATATCAAGAATGGCTGGGGACTGGGCAAGGTCCAGATCGAGATTTTCGAGGCAACCGCCGAGCATCGGCTGATGCAGCCGACCTTCATCACCGACTACCCGAAAGAAGTGTCCCCGCTGGCCCGCTGTAAAGACAACGACCCGTTCGTGACCGAGCGCTTCGAGTTCTTTGTGGGCGGCCGCGAAATCGCCAACGGCTTCTCCGAGCTTAACGACGCCGAAGACCAGGCCGAACGCTTCCAGGACCAGGTAGCCGAAAAAGACGCCGGCGACGACGAAGCCATGTTCTACGACGAAGACTACATTATGGCACTGGAATACGGTTTGCCGCCGACGGCTGGTGAAGGCATCGGCATCGACCGCCTCGCCATGCTGCTGACCAACTCCGCCTCCATCCGCGACGTCATCCTGTTCCCGGCCATGCGCCCGGAACACAAGGCGGAAACGAAGAAAGACGAGGGCTGA